A window from Halomicrobium urmianum encodes these proteins:
- the mnhG gene encoding monovalent cation/H(+) antiporter subunit G, whose amino-acid sequence MNALSWLAVALALAGAFFGLVAVVGLVRLPDVYTRTHAASKSDTLGAVLTLAAVAVTIQAQLATIKVVLLLLFVFLTSPTAAHAITRAARDQGIEPWTETEGGDQS is encoded by the coding sequence ATGAACGCGCTCTCGTGGCTGGCGGTGGCGCTGGCGCTCGCGGGCGCGTTCTTCGGGCTGGTCGCCGTCGTCGGCCTCGTGCGGCTCCCGGACGTGTACACCCGCACCCACGCGGCCTCCAAGAGCGACACGCTCGGGGCCGTCCTGACGCTCGCCGCCGTCGCCGTCACCATCCAGGCCCAGCTCGCGACTATCAAGGTGGTGCTGCTGCTGCTGTTCGTGTTCCTGACCAGCCCGACGGCGGCCCACGCCATCACCCGGGCCGCCCGCGACCAGGGGATCGAACCCTGGACCGAGACGGAGGGGGGTGACCAGTCGTGA
- a CDS encoding monovalent cation/H+ antiporter subunit D family protein: MIDHLPVLLIAVPIVGATLPLLVGLAADRTGWPLAALTLLVQAGLATWLGVAVATGGAVSYEVGGFAAPYGIELVVDGLSVAVVVLVAVVALGVLAYARRAGPHTDTFYSQYLLLVAGLSGMTVTGDVFNLYVFLEITGLAAYGLVATGDRPSAAVAALKYLLIGTVGASLYLFGAAYLLTATGTLNMAHLAELLGTEVAYDSTLVVTAFGLMVGGLAVKIALYPVHTWQPDAYSRAHDTVSVLISALVSTVAAYALARVLFSVFTVRFFEAVPAAQTALTVVAAVSIVAGSVLAVSQSEVQRMLAYSSVSQFGLVVGGFGVATPAAVIGGVVHLVGHAVMKGGLFGASGIVRRATGAARIEEYDGLAARAPVAAAAVAVLALAMVGVPPGVGFVGKWYIVLGALRAESWGLVAVLLASTVLTLAYFARLVERMYFTPPAGADEAHEPTVTDGGEASEASRPSSERASDGGADPVSLGMVALVVAAAVLAVALGPAVPAFEGAIEGAIQNLLNP; encoded by the coding sequence ATGATTGACCACCTGCCCGTACTGCTGATCGCCGTACCGATCGTCGGCGCCACCCTGCCGCTGCTGGTCGGCCTGGCGGCCGACCGCACCGGCTGGCCGCTCGCGGCGCTGACGCTGCTCGTCCAGGCCGGCCTCGCCACGTGGCTGGGTGTCGCCGTCGCCACCGGCGGCGCTGTCAGCTACGAGGTCGGCGGGTTCGCGGCCCCCTACGGGATCGAACTCGTCGTCGACGGGCTCTCCGTGGCCGTCGTCGTCCTCGTAGCGGTCGTCGCGCTGGGCGTGCTCGCCTACGCCCGACGCGCCGGCCCGCACACGGACACCTTCTACAGTCAGTACCTGCTGCTGGTCGCCGGTCTCTCGGGCATGACGGTCACCGGCGACGTGTTCAACCTCTACGTGTTCCTGGAGATCACGGGGCTGGCCGCGTACGGGCTGGTCGCGACCGGCGACCGCCCGAGCGCCGCCGTCGCTGCGCTGAAGTACCTCCTGATCGGGACGGTGGGCGCCTCGCTGTACCTGTTCGGCGCGGCGTACCTGCTCACCGCCACCGGGACGCTGAACATGGCGCACCTGGCGGAACTGCTCGGCACGGAGGTCGCCTACGACTCGACGCTCGTGGTCACCGCATTCGGGCTGATGGTCGGCGGACTGGCCGTCAAGATCGCGCTGTACCCGGTCCACACCTGGCAGCCCGACGCCTACTCGCGGGCCCACGACACGGTGAGCGTACTCATCTCCGCGCTGGTCTCGACCGTCGCGGCCTACGCGCTGGCGCGCGTGCTGTTCTCGGTGTTCACCGTCCGCTTCTTCGAGGCGGTCCCCGCCGCCCAGACGGCGCTGACGGTCGTCGCCGCCGTCAGCATCGTCGCCGGGAGCGTCCTCGCGGTCTCCCAGTCCGAGGTCCAGCGGATGCTCGCCTACTCGTCGGTCTCGCAGTTCGGCCTCGTGGTCGGCGGGTTCGGCGTCGCCACGCCGGCGGCCGTCATCGGCGGCGTGGTCCACCTGGTCGGCCACGCGGTCATGAAGGGCGGCCTGTTCGGCGCGTCGGGGATCGTCCGCCGGGCGACCGGCGCCGCGCGGATAGAGGAGTACGACGGACTGGCCGCGCGGGCGCCCGTCGCCGCCGCCGCCGTCGCCGTCCTCGCGCTGGCGATGGTCGGCGTCCCGCCGGGCGTCGGGTTCGTCGGGAAGTGGTACATCGTGCTCGGTGCGCTGCGGGCCGAGTCGTGGGGGCTGGTCGCCGTCCTGCTCGCGAGCACGGTCCTGACGCTGGCGTACTTCGCCCGCCTGGTCGAGCGGATGTACTTCACCCCGCCGGCGGGCGCCGACGAGGCCCACGAGCCGACGGTGACCGACGGCGGCGAGGCGAGCGAAGCGAGCCGACCCTCGTCAGAGCGGGCCTCTGACGGCGGCGCGGACCCCGTCTCGCTGGGCATGGTCGCTCTCGTCGTGGCCGCGGCCGTCCTGGCCGTCGCGCTGGGGCCGGCCGTGCCCGCGTTCGAGGGCGCGATCGAAGGCGCAATCCAGAACCTGCTCAACCCATGA
- a CDS encoding MnhB domain-containing protein, with product MSDRDVTADPNADAEVEERQALYVESTIIMTTVRVVAPFVLTFGLFVMFHGADSPGGGFQGGVLAGSVIMMLAFAFGIESTREWLSGRTIAAMAGGGVLVFAGVGLGTLALGGSFLEYHVYEEVLGIYHASKYGIELVELAIGGVVAGVIVGLFFAIAAGFEAAIEGGDQS from the coding sequence ATGAGCGATCGAGACGTCACCGCGGATCCGAACGCGGACGCGGAGGTCGAGGAGCGGCAGGCGCTGTACGTCGAGAGCACCATCATCATGACCACCGTCCGCGTGGTAGCGCCGTTCGTCCTGACGTTCGGCCTGTTCGTGATGTTCCACGGCGCGGACTCCCCGGGCGGCGGGTTCCAGGGCGGCGTCCTCGCCGGCTCGGTGATCATGATGCTGGCGTTCGCCTTCGGGATCGAGTCGACCAGGGAGTGGCTCTCCGGGCGGACCATCGCCGCGATGGCAGGCGGCGGCGTGCTCGTCTTCGCCGGGGTCGGCCTGGGCACGCTGGCGCTTGGCGGGTCCTTCCTCGAGTACCACGTCTACGAGGAGGTGCTGGGTATCTATCACGCCAGCAAGTACGGCATCGAACTGGTGGAGCTGGCCATCGGTGGCGTCGTCGCCGGCGTCATCGTCGGCCTCTTTTTCGCCATCGCGGCCGGCTTCGAGGCCGCGATCGAGGGAGGAGATCAGTCGTGA
- a CDS encoding cation:proton antiporter subunit C produces MIDTLATHYNYYAVVALLGIGLYVLVESNNLVKKVIGMNVFQTGIFMFVITTGYVDGGVPPVLGEGGEVYVSPLPHVLILTAIVVGVALTAVALALIVRIYSEYGTLDEEVLQRLYHD; encoded by the coding sequence GTGATCGACACGCTAGCCACGCACTACAACTACTACGCCGTCGTCGCCTTGCTGGGTATCGGCCTGTACGTACTCGTCGAGTCGAACAACCTCGTCAAGAAGGTCATCGGGATGAACGTCTTCCAGACAGGCATCTTCATGTTCGTGATCACCACCGGCTACGTCGACGGCGGCGTGCCGCCGGTGCTCGGCGAGGGGGGCGAAGTCTACGTCAGCCCGCTGCCTCACGTCCTGATCCTCACCGCGATCGTCGTCGGCGTGGCACTGACTGCGGTCGCGCTGGCGCTGATCGTCCGGATCTACTCCGAATACGGGACGCTCGACGAGGAGGTGCTCCAGCGACTCTACCATGATTGA
- a CDS encoding type IV pilin has product MNPKELFADDDAVSPVIGVILMVAITVILAAVIATFVLGLGDQVSNTSPQTSFSFDYDGGDQDLTIIHDGGENIDAGELRVTGANSTDEGAWSDSIGNSNYGADSVISAGNSLTVGVQSDQTVRVVWEPQEGGSSATLATWEGPDA; this is encoded by the coding sequence ATGAATCCCAAGGAACTCTTCGCGGACGACGACGCGGTCTCGCCGGTGATCGGGGTGATCCTGATGGTCGCCATCACCGTCATCCTCGCGGCGGTCATCGCCACCTTCGTCCTCGGTCTCGGCGATCAGGTCAGTAACACCTCTCCGCAAACGAGCTTTAGCTTCGACTACGACGGCGGTGATCAAGATCTCACCATCATCCACGACGGCGGTGAGAACATTGACGCCGGTGAACTGCGCGTTACTGGTGCTAATAGTACTGACGAAGGTGCTTGGTCGGATAGCATCGGAAACAGCAACTATGGCGCGGACAGCGTGATCTCTGCTGGAAACAGCCTCACAGTTGGCGTTCAGTCGGATCAGACAGTCCGCGTCGTCTGGGAGCCCCAGGAGGGCGGCTCTTCCGCGACGCTGGCCACGTGGGAAGGCCCCGACGCGTAA
- a CDS encoding Na(+)/H(+) antiporter subunit D — protein sequence MSALTAVPPVVALLAVAVLVAILPRRVGHALGFLATGTAAAWSVVVPHGAHLETTFLGFRAVLLNVDQFSSLMGLIFGLIGAAAVLYSYASDADSTQTGFALSYVATSFGAVFAGDWLSLLFFWELMAITSTLLVWHYGGRAVRAGFRYALLHGIGGSLLMAAIVWHYVEVGTFLFAGVPGGPEAAGMVAGVPQVLAALGIGINVGFVGLHTWLPDTYPRPHIAASVFLCVYTTKTGVYGMYRAFPDEQLLIAYMGGTMAVFGAFYALLQKDMRRLLSYHIQSQVGYMIAGVGIGGILGTAGAFAHVFNHILYKALLFMTAGVIIYRTGEEDLGELGGLARKMPITAVAFTVAALSIAGFPYFNGFVSKGIVISASHYEFHDPIHVAGYGGLEALLLLGGVGTFMSFIKFGYYAFLRQEWTGEVRDANVGQTVAMLTIAGLCVLFGVHAGALYDLLPLDVHAETLEHPYHAYTTGHIVEGLGLAAAGLIGFAAVKKPLSSVHGGIDVDAVYNPLTFHGTRALVVGVTETYAAVDRAAVRTAGAVATAARHPETVVERVRPAGDEQPVGRLRAGIGFSILVLALFVTVALVLLS from the coding sequence ATGAGCGCGCTGACTGCCGTTCCACCGGTCGTGGCGCTGCTGGCGGTCGCCGTCCTCGTGGCGATCCTGCCCCGCAGAGTCGGCCACGCCCTCGGGTTCCTCGCCACCGGGACGGCCGCGGCGTGGTCCGTGGTCGTCCCCCACGGCGCGCACCTCGAGACGACGTTCCTCGGGTTCAGGGCGGTCCTGCTCAACGTCGATCAGTTCTCGAGCTTGATGGGACTGATCTTCGGCCTGATCGGGGCCGCAGCCGTACTGTACTCCTACGCCAGCGACGCCGACAGCACGCAGACGGGCTTCGCCCTGTCGTACGTCGCTACGAGCTTCGGGGCCGTCTTCGCCGGCGACTGGCTGTCGCTGCTCTTCTTCTGGGAGCTGATGGCGATCACCAGCACGCTGCTGGTGTGGCACTACGGCGGCCGGGCGGTCCGGGCTGGCTTCCGCTACGCGCTGCTGCACGGCATCGGCGGGAGCCTGCTGATGGCGGCCATTGTCTGGCACTACGTGGAGGTCGGCACCTTCCTGTTCGCAGGCGTTCCCGGCGGACCGGAGGCCGCGGGGATGGTTGCCGGCGTCCCGCAGGTGCTGGCCGCGCTGGGCATCGGCATCAACGTCGGCTTCGTCGGCCTGCACACCTGGCTACCGGACACCTACCCGCGGCCGCACATCGCCGCCAGCGTCTTCCTCTGCGTCTACACCACCAAGACCGGCGTCTACGGGATGTACCGCGCGTTCCCGGACGAGCAGCTCCTCATCGCCTACATGGGCGGTACCATGGCCGTCTTCGGTGCGTTCTACGCCCTGCTCCAGAAGGACATGCGCCGGCTGCTCTCCTACCACATCCAGTCGCAGGTCGGCTACATGATCGCCGGGGTCGGCATCGGCGGGATCCTCGGGACGGCGGGCGCGTTCGCGCACGTCTTCAACCACATCCTCTACAAGGCGCTGCTGTTCATGACGGCGGGCGTCATCATCTACCGCACCGGCGAGGAGGACCTCGGGGAACTCGGTGGACTGGCGCGGAAGATGCCGATCACGGCGGTCGCGTTCACCGTGGCCGCGCTGTCCATCGCCGGCTTCCCGTACTTCAACGGGTTCGTCAGCAAGGGTATCGTCATCTCGGCGAGCCACTACGAGTTCCACGATCCGATCCACGTCGCCGGCTACGGCGGGCTGGAGGCGCTGCTCCTGCTCGGTGGCGTCGGCACGTTCATGTCGTTCATCAAGTTCGGGTACTACGCCTTCCTGCGCCAGGAGTGGACGGGCGAAGTCCGTGACGCCAACGTCGGCCAGACCGTCGCGATGCTGACCATCGCCGGCCTCTGCGTTCTCTTCGGCGTCCACGCCGGGGCCCTGTACGACCTGCTCCCGCTCGACGTCCACGCCGAGACCCTGGAGCACCCGTATCACGCGTACACCACCGGCCACATCGTCGAGGGCCTGGGGCTGGCCGCGGCGGGGCTGATTGGCTTCGCTGCCGTGAAAAAGCCGCTCTCGTCCGTCCACGGCGGCATCGACGTCGACGCCGTCTACAACCCCCTCACGTTCCACGGCACGCGCGCGCTGGTCGTCGGCGTCACGGAGACCTACGCCGCCGTCGACCGCGCGGCCGTCCGGACCGCCGGTGCCGTCGCGACCGCGGCCCGCCATCCGGAGACCGTCGTCGAGCGGGTCCGTCCCGCCGGGGACGAGCAACCGGTCGGTCGCCTCCGCGCCGGTATCGGATTCAGTATTCTGGTACTGGCCCTCTTCGTCACGGTGGCTCTCGTCTTGCTCTCGTAA
- the coaBC gene encoding bifunctional phosphopantothenoylcysteine decarboxylase/phosphopantothenate--cysteine ligase CoaBC, whose translation MLSDVNVALGVTGSIAAVKTVELAHELRRRGASVRAVVTESATGIVHPWALQFATGHEPITEITGAVEHVDLCGREGWADVLLIAPATANTVGKVAAAIDDTPVTTCATTALGADVPVVVAPAMHEPMYDHPGVLDAIDRVESWGVEFVDPRIEEGKAKIATEDAIVTATARATTEQSLAGESVVVTSGATTESVDPIRTLSNRASGRTGRAVARACHVRGADVTLVHDGPDVHYADVRLVESAAEMTEATVDACADADALVSAAAISDYTVEARDEKIKSGQESLTLELTPTPKLVDRVRDEYPGLSVIGFKAETAADDETLVERARETRDRVDMAFVVANDASVMGTDATRALLVDDGVGEYEGDKAGLGERVAQRLADRLA comes from the coding sequence ATGCTCTCGGACGTGAACGTGGCGCTCGGAGTCACCGGATCGATCGCGGCGGTCAAGACCGTCGAACTCGCCCACGAGCTGCGTCGGCGGGGCGCGTCGGTCCGGGCCGTGGTGACCGAGAGCGCCACGGGCATCGTCCACCCGTGGGCGCTTCAGTTCGCGACCGGGCACGAGCCGATCACCGAGATAACGGGCGCCGTGGAGCACGTCGACCTCTGTGGGCGCGAGGGGTGGGCCGACGTCCTCCTGATCGCGCCGGCGACGGCCAACACCGTCGGGAAGGTGGCGGCCGCGATCGACGACACGCCCGTGACGACCTGCGCGACGACGGCGCTGGGCGCGGACGTGCCGGTCGTGGTCGCGCCGGCGATGCACGAACCGATGTACGACCACCCCGGCGTGCTGGACGCCATCGACCGGGTCGAGTCGTGGGGCGTCGAGTTCGTCGACCCCCGGATTGAGGAGGGGAAAGCCAAGATAGCCACGGAGGACGCTATCGTGACAGCGACGGCCCGAGCGACGACGGAGCAGTCCCTGGCCGGCGAGTCGGTCGTCGTCACCAGCGGCGCGACGACGGAGTCGGTCGATCCGATCCGGACGCTCTCGAACCGCGCGTCGGGACGGACCGGCCGCGCAGTTGCTCGGGCCTGCCACGTCCGGGGCGCGGACGTGACGCTGGTCCACGACGGCCCGGACGTTCACTACGCCGACGTCCGGCTGGTCGAGAGCGCGGCCGAGATGACCGAGGCGACGGTCGACGCCTGCGCCGACGCCGACGCGCTCGTCTCCGCGGCGGCCATCTCGGACTACACCGTCGAGGCCCGCGACGAGAAGATCAAGTCGGGGCAGGAGTCGCTGACGCTGGAGCTGACCCCGACGCCGAAGCTCGTGGATCGGGTCCGAGACGAGTACCCCGGCCTGTCCGTGATCGGGTTCAAGGCCGAGACGGCGGCCGACGACGAGACGCTCGTCGAGCGGGCGCGCGAGACGCGCGATCGCGTGGACATGGCCTTCGTCGTGGCCAACGACGCGAGCGTGATGGGTACCGACGCGACGCGCGCCCTGCTGGTCGACGACGGGGTCGGCGAGTACGAGGGGGACAAGGCTGGCCTGGGCGAGCGCGTCGCCCAGCGGCTGGCCGATCGCCTCGCGTGA
- a CDS encoding DUF4040 domain-containing protein produces the protein MSPEPIELVLLSFILASALGTALLKDVLASVVTFATYSLGVSILWVFLQAPDVGLTEAAVGAGVMTILLLLALASTVRPNEDERFEGISVRTALVVGLFVLVMGATVPALPAIGDPSAPVASGEVTQYYLENAYEETEVRNAVTAVLAAYRGLDTLGEATVVFTAGVATLAVLGRETFA, from the coding sequence GTGAGCCCCGAACCGATCGAGCTCGTGCTGCTGTCGTTCATCCTCGCCTCGGCGCTCGGGACCGCGCTGCTGAAGGACGTGCTGGCCTCGGTCGTGACCTTCGCGACCTACAGCCTCGGCGTCTCGATCCTGTGGGTGTTCCTGCAGGCGCCGGACGTTGGCCTGACGGAGGCCGCCGTCGGTGCGGGCGTGATGACGATCCTCCTGCTGCTGGCGCTGGCCAGCACGGTCCGGCCGAACGAGGACGAGCGCTTCGAGGGGATCAGCGTCCGGACGGCCCTCGTCGTGGGCCTGTTCGTCCTCGTGATGGGGGCGACCGTGCCGGCGCTGCCGGCCATCGGCGACCCGTCGGCGCCGGTAGCCAGCGGCGAGGTGACGCAGTACTACCTCGAGAACGCCTACGAGGAGACCGAGGTACGAAACGCCGTGACCGCGGTGCTGGCGGCCTACCGCGGGCTGGACACGCTCGGCGAGGCGACGGTCGTGTTCACCGCCGGCGTCGCGACGCTGGCCGTCCTCGGGAGGGAGACGTTCGCATGA
- a CDS encoding cation:proton antiporter yields MTSHGTVLLGVAALFVGFALVALYRVVDGPTLHDRVIAVNVVGTNTVIAIALVSGALDRPVFLDVALVYALLNFLLSIAISKFSVERGGVL; encoded by the coding sequence ATGACTAGCCACGGGACCGTCCTCCTGGGCGTGGCCGCCCTCTTCGTGGGCTTTGCCCTGGTAGCGCTGTACCGGGTGGTCGACGGTCCGACGCTGCACGACCGCGTCATTGCGGTCAACGTCGTCGGGACGAACACAGTCATCGCCATCGCGCTGGTCTCGGGGGCCCTGGACCGGCCGGTCTTCCTCGACGTGGCGCTCGTGTACGCCCTGCTGAACTTCCTGCTGTCGATCGCCATCTCGAAGTTCAGCGTCGAGCGGGGAGGTGTCCTCTGA
- a CDS encoding DUF7344 domain-containing protein, whose translation MSNQTDALQSVGGEGCALSNGEIFDVLQNERRRYVLQYLRRHGGPVELGDLATRVAAREYEVSEGDVSGKQRKRVYTTLQQTHLPKMDEAGIVAFDSDAGVIDTTPYTEELTVYLEIVPGKEFPWREYYLSLGAVNLAVVATLWADVYPVTVVPPLIWATLFAVILTVSAAYHTFLGRELTLSEHAARSDGE comes from the coding sequence ATGAGTAACCAGACTGACGCGCTCCAGTCCGTCGGCGGCGAGGGCTGCGCGCTCTCGAACGGGGAAATATTCGACGTCCTCCAGAACGAGCGACGGCGCTACGTCCTGCAGTACCTCCGCCGACACGGCGGACCCGTCGAACTGGGTGACCTCGCGACCCGCGTCGCCGCCCGCGAGTACGAGGTCTCCGAGGGGGACGTCTCCGGCAAGCAGCGCAAGCGGGTGTACACGACGCTCCAGCAGACCCACCTGCCGAAGATGGACGAGGCCGGCATCGTCGCGTTCGACTCGGACGCCGGGGTCATCGACACGACGCCGTACACCGAGGAGCTGACGGTCTATCTGGAGATCGTCCCCGGCAAGGAGTTTCCCTGGCGGGAGTACTACCTCTCGCTGGGCGCGGTGAACCTGGCCGTCGTCGCGACGCTGTGGGCCGACGTCTACCCCGTCACCGTCGTCCCGCCGCTAATCTGGGCGACGCTGTTCGCCGTCATCCTCACCGTCTCCGCCGCCTACCACACCTTCCTCGGTCGGGAGCTCACCCTCTCCGAGCACGCGGCCCGGAGCGACGGCGAGTGA
- a CDS encoding monovalent cation/H+ antiporter subunit E: protein MSTHERRLLVPVADSVTMRETVAYAVEAATGAPDESDAGRSTVEGDGPAVHLVYVATGRILDPDGAAIVASAEDLLERAEVWAEEDRDEGADLAIETAVVGVDRYLFAPGDYADALAGYAADWDLDGVILDPEYDPGGTEPIIQPLELELERRGLAVEEAPVDRPARRTSLARAGTATKYGTVFVASLGFYLLLGDPTYWFDLATGAVTAAIAALLLGPVAFAGQPSIPQLGRRLARLAVYAPYLLWEIAKANVQIAYVVLHPSLPIDPDVVELRPAVWGDAAVTTLANSITLTPGTLSVDVSQQAFVIHTLTEGAREDLIDGGLERAVRFVFYGRAAARIPSPRERGDHDSATGEPNESEQAEVAVDD from the coding sequence ATGAGTACGCACGAACGACGACTGCTGGTGCCCGTGGCCGATTCGGTGACCATGCGTGAAACGGTCGCGTACGCTGTCGAGGCGGCGACGGGCGCCCCCGACGAGAGTGATGCGGGCAGGAGCACCGTGGAGGGCGACGGGCCCGCGGTCCACCTCGTCTACGTCGCGACCGGTCGCATCCTCGACCCGGACGGCGCCGCCATCGTCGCGTCGGCGGAGGACCTCCTCGAGCGGGCCGAGGTGTGGGCGGAGGAAGACCGGGACGAGGGCGCCGACCTCGCGATCGAGACGGCCGTCGTGGGCGTCGACCGGTACCTGTTCGCCCCTGGCGACTACGCCGACGCGCTCGCCGGATACGCGGCCGACTGGGACCTGGACGGGGTGATCCTGGACCCGGAATACGATCCCGGCGGCACCGAGCCGATCATCCAGCCGCTCGAACTCGAACTGGAGCGGCGCGGCCTCGCGGTTGAGGAGGCGCCGGTCGATCGACCGGCGCGGCGGACCTCCCTGGCCCGCGCGGGCACGGCCACGAAGTACGGCACCGTCTTCGTCGCCTCGCTGGGGTTTTACCTCCTGCTGGGCGATCCGACCTACTGGTTCGACCTCGCGACCGGGGCGGTGACGGCCGCCATCGCGGCCCTGCTGCTCGGCCCGGTCGCCTTCGCGGGCCAGCCGTCCATCCCGCAGCTCGGACGGCGGCTCGCCCGGCTGGCCGTCTACGCGCCGTACCTGCTCTGGGAGATCGCGAAGGCCAACGTCCAGATCGCCTACGTCGTCCTGCACCCGTCGCTGCCGATCGATCCGGACGTAGTGGAACTGCGGCCGGCCGTGTGGGGCGACGCCGCGGTGACGACGCTGGCCAACAGCATCACGCTCACGCCGGGCACGCTGAGCGTCGACGTCTCCCAGCAGGCCTTCGTGATCCACACCCTCACGGAAGGGGCCAGAGAGGACCTGATCGACGGCGGCCTGGAGCGGGCCGTCAGGTTCGTCTTCTACGGACGCGCCGCCGCTCGGATCCCGAGCCCGCGCGAGCGCGGCGACCACGACTCGGCGACCGGCGAACCGAACGAGAGCGAGCAGGCGGAGGTGGCCGTCGATGACTAG
- a CDS encoding cation:proton antiporter, producing MTDVASLRPLLAVLASASAIPLILALRERPNLREGVTIAAALAKFGLVASLVPGVLGGDTYSYEFGELATGIRLAFEVDALGLLFGLLASFLWIVTSFYSIGYMRGLDEHAQTRYFASFAGSLAAALGVAFASNLLTVFVFYELLTVATYPLVTHDETDAARRAGRKYLAYTFGGGVFVLGGTVIVFALTGTTAFQPGGIEALASASPAMARLAFALLATGFGVKAALMPLHSWLPDAMVAPTPVSGLLHAVAVVKSGVFGIARVVLDVYGTDLMADLGVGLPLAVVATFTLLTASVIALRKDNLKRRLAYSTVSQLSYIVLGLALLRGEALIGGLLHIPAHAFMKLTLFFCAGAIHVETHTDDISDMAGIGKRMPLTMAAFAVASAGMAGIPLLAGFVSKWYILIGAVQGGGVVFAAALLVSGVLNIAYFWPIVYQAYFESAADHDAKPLIEAPFGGREIVPDGGEDDTSEDAGVPDEHEPYQVDHLGEGYEDLDHGGSPASGWERAGWRGGESTWFMLGPILTAATGAVIIGIAPDAAVFLDIVTDVVGALPGVAL from the coding sequence ATGACTGACGTCGCTTCACTGAGACCGCTGCTGGCAGTGCTCGCCTCCGCGTCGGCCATCCCGCTGATCCTCGCACTGCGGGAGCGGCCGAACCTGCGGGAGGGCGTGACCATCGCGGCCGCGCTCGCGAAGTTCGGCCTCGTCGCGAGCCTCGTCCCCGGCGTGCTCGGCGGGGACACCTATTCCTACGAGTTCGGCGAGCTCGCGACGGGCATCCGGCTCGCCTTCGAGGTCGACGCGCTCGGACTCCTGTTCGGTCTGCTGGCGAGCTTCCTGTGGATCGTCACGAGCTTCTACTCGATCGGCTACATGCGCGGGCTCGACGAGCACGCCCAGACGCGCTACTTCGCCTCGTTCGCGGGGAGCCTGGCCGCCGCCCTGGGCGTCGCGTTCGCCTCGAACCTGCTGACGGTGTTCGTCTTCTACGAGCTGTTGACCGTGGCGACCTACCCGCTGGTCACTCACGACGAGACCGACGCCGCTCGCCGGGCCGGTCGCAAGTACCTGGCCTACACCTTCGGCGGCGGCGTGTTCGTGCTCGGCGGGACCGTCATCGTGTTCGCACTGACCGGGACGACCGCGTTCCAGCCCGGCGGCATCGAGGCGCTGGCGAGCGCGAGCCCGGCGATGGCGCGGCTGGCCTTCGCGCTGCTGGCGACCGGCTTCGGCGTGAAGGCGGCGCTGATGCCGCTGCACTCCTGGCTGCCGGACGCGATGGTCGCGCCGACGCCCGTCTCCGGGCTGCTCCACGCCGTCGCCGTCGTCAAGAGCGGCGTGTTCGGCATCGCCCGCGTCGTCCTGGACGTCTACGGCACCGACCTGATGGCCGACCTGGGTGTCGGGCTGCCGCTGGCCGTCGTCGCCACGTTCACGCTGCTGACCGCCAGCGTCATCGCGCTTCGCAAGGACAACCTCAAGCGCCGACTGGCCTACTCGACGGTCAGCCAGCTCTCTTACATCGTGCTCGGGCTGGCGCTGCTGCGGGGCGAGGCGCTGATCGGCGGCCTGCTGCACATCCCCGCCCACGCGTTCATGAAGCTCACCCTGTTCTTCTGCGCCGGCGCCATCCACGTCGAGACCCACACCGACGACATCAGCGACATGGCCGGCATCGGCAAGCGGATGCCGCTGACGATGGCCGCCTTCGCCGTCGCCTCGGCGGGGATGGCCGGCATCCCGCTGCTGGCCGGTTTCGTCAGCAAGTGGTACATCCTCATCGGCGCCGTCCAGGGCGGCGGAGTCGTCTTCGCGGCCGCCCTGCTGGTCTCCGGCGTCCTCAACATCGCGTACTTCTGGCCCATCGTCTACCAGGCGTACTTCGAGAGCGCGGCGGACCACGACGCAAAGCCCCTGATCGAGGCACCCTTCGGCGGCCGCGAGATCGTTCCCGACGGCGGCGAGGACGACACCTCGGAGGACGCCGGCGTCCCGGACGAGCACGAGCCCTACCAGGTCGATCACCTCGGTGAGGGCTACGAGGACCTCGATCACGGCGGCTCGCCCGCCAGCGGCTGGGAGCGGGCCGGCTGGCGGGGCGGCGAGAGCACCTGGTTCATGCTCGGACCGATCCTGACGGCCGCGACCGGCGCCGTGATCATCGGAATCGCACCGGACGCCGCCGTCTTCCTCGACATCGTCACTGACGTCGTCGGGGCGCTCCCGGGGGTGGCACTATGA